The Armatimonadota bacterium sequence TTCGTTCGCTCACAATCCTAGGGTATCGGCACGGCGTCCGGTCAACCCGTTGCAAAAATCTGACTATCGAAGCGTGTCGAATAACGGGCACGGCCGAGCTGCCGCCCAACACGGACTTTCTCGATATTTGGCTCCCGAGCGAGCAGGCCTACGGCGCGGGGATATGCCTTACCGACTGCTCCGACAGCGCGATCCGGGACAACGACCTTCAGCATCAGATGAACGGCCTGCTGACTTACGGTTGCCAAAGGCTTAAGGTCGAGCGCAATGTCGCCAACTACTGCAGCGGCTACGGCTTTCACCTTTACGAGACGAGCGATTCTGAGTTTGAGGGCAACTACGCCGACTTTTGCTGCCGATACCATCCTCGCGGGCCGCGCCACGGCCACATGGGCGCCGATGCGACGGGCTTTTTGATCGTCAAGAGTTCGTCCAGGAATCGCTTTTATGGCAATTTTGCGCGTTGCGGCGGCGACGGGTTCTTTATGGCGGGGCTCGCTCCAGACGGGGTCCCGTGCGATTGCGAGGCGAACGAATTTATCGAGAACGACGGGAGTTTTAGCCCGAACATCGCGTTTGAGGGCACCTTCTGCACGGGCGCGCTCTATCGGGACAACCGCGCCGATTACTGCAATTACGGCTTTTGGCTCGGGTTCTCGCGCGATTGTAGAATCGAGGGCAACCAGATGATCGGCAACCGGCAAGCGGGCATAGCGGTCGAGAACGGAGTTCGATTTCAAGTTCGCAACAACCGTATCCATGCCAACGGCCATGGGCTTTTGATTTGGAGCAAGCGGGTAGAGGCGTTTTCCCAATCCGCGCCGGATAACGATACGAGCCGCGAATGGCAGATAACCGATAATGAGATCGTGCGCAACGGGACGGGGATACGAATTGCGGCCGAGCAGGATCACGGGATCCGGCCCTTGATCGATCAGCCGCCCGCGCCGCCGCCGTCCGATCACCTAATCATGAAGAATGGATTTCAGGACAATCGAATCTCGATCGATCTTCTGGGCGCTCATCGCACGCGCATCGAGCAGAACGCTCTGCACGGCGCCGAGGTCAACCTGCGCCAATCGGACTGCCAAGAGACCGACATGAAAAACAATCCAGGCGCGGCCGGAGGCTATCTGTAGCATGAAGCGGCTGATCGTGCTGACGTTCAAGGTCGTCTTGCTCGCCTGCGCAGGTCTCATCGTGCTTTCGGGGGTTATGATCGTTCGCACCTTGGGTCTGAACCAGGGTCAGATGTCCGTCGGCGCGGTCGCCCCGCCCGCGTTCGATTCGATGCAAGCCGCCAAAAGGCTGAGCGGCGCCATACAGATTCCAACGATCACGCACGATGATCCAACTCGGTTCAACGCGAGCGCCTTTCAGAGATTGCGCGCCTATTTGGAGCAGACCTATCCAACCGCGCACGCCGTCATGAGCAAAGAAGTGATAAGCGGCCACAGCCTGCTTTATGAATGGAAGGGGAAGGACAAGACGCTCGCGCCCATCCTCTTGGCGGCGCACTTGGACGTTGTGCCGCCCGTCAGCCCAGAGCGGTGGCAGCACGATCCCTTTTCTGGCACGATCGAGGGCGGCTTTATCCATGGTCGCGGTTCGTTGGACGACAAAGCGTCGGTTACGGCGATCCTGCAGGCGATCGAACTGTTGGCGACGGCCGACTATCGGCCTCAGCGCACCATCCTGATCGCGTTCGGGCACGACGAAGAGCGCGGAGGCATCAAAGGCGCGGCCAAGATCGCGGAACTGTTGGCCCAGCGGAAAGTCGAGTTAGAGTTTGTGCTGGACGAAGGGACGGCTGTGCTCGAGGCCATAGTGCCCGGGGTCAGTCAGCCCGTCGCCATGATCGGCATTGCCGAAAAGGGCTATGTCAGTTTTGAACTGACCGCCGAAAGCCGAGGCGGACACAGCAGCATGCCCCCGCGCATCACGGCGGCGGGTCGCGCAGCCCGCGCCATCGCGCGATTAGAGGAAAGCCCCATGCCCGCTCGCATCGATGGCGCGACCGCCGCCCTGTTAGAGCGTTTGGCGCCGGAGATGCCCTTTATCGAGCGGGCGGCGATCGCCAATCAGTGGCTCGCGGCGCCGATGCTGACCAAACGACTGACGGCCAGACCCTC is a genomic window containing:
- a CDS encoding right-handed parallel beta-helix repeat-containing protein encodes the protein MNPEEQPGHPNTRYNPHMIAPTDGMELSGQITLAPGVYHLPNGLRIAQSDTAINGNGSILICPEQTGTGLSIESADNVSIRSLTILGYRHGVRSTRCKNLTIEACRITGTAELPPNTDFLDIWLPSEQAYGAGICLTDCSDSAIRDNDLQHQMNGLLTYGCQRLKVERNVANYCSGYGFHLYETSDSEFEGNYADFCCRYHPRGPRHGHMGADATGFLIVKSSSRNRFYGNFARCGGDGFFMAGLAPDGVPCDCEANEFIENDGSFSPNIAFEGTFCTGALYRDNRADYCNYGFWLGFSRDCRIEGNQMIGNRQAGIAVENGVRFQVRNNRIHANGHGLLIWSKRVEAFSQSAPDNDTSREWQITDNEIVRNGTGIRIAAEQDHGIRPLIDQPPAPPPSDHLIMKNGFQDNRISIDLLGAHRTRIEQNALHGAEVNLRQSDCQETDMKNNPGAAGGYL
- a CDS encoding M20 family peptidase — translated: MKRLIVLTFKVVLLACAGLIVLSGVMIVRTLGLNQGQMSVGAVAPPAFDSMQAAKRLSGAIQIPTITHDDPTRFNASAFQRLRAYLEQTYPTAHAVMSKEVISGHSLLYEWKGKDKTLAPILLAAHLDVVPPVSPERWQHDPFSGTIEGGFIHGRGSLDDKASVTAILQAIELLATADYRPQRTILIAFGHDEERGGIKGAAKIAELLAQRKVELEFVLDEGTAVLEAIVPGVSQPVAMIGIAEKGYVSFELTAESRGGHSSMPPRITAAGRAARAIARLEESPMPARIDGATAALLERLAPEMPFIERAAIANQWLAAPMLTKRLTARPSSNAGVRTTMAATILQAGDKENSLATHARAVVNFRILPGDTVKEVEAYLKGTIDDPRVRIAKLDGATEPSKISSPSTPQFRLLERTARETIAGALVAPGLVVAQTDSRHYSELTDQIYRFMPVRMNRADLMRVHGIDERISIESYAEAIRFYYQLIKNAAIDEAKTASQ